In a genomic window of Glycine max cultivar Williams 82 chromosome 13, Glycine_max_v4.0, whole genome shotgun sequence:
- the LOC100808466 gene encoding auxin-responsive protein IAA29: MELQLGLALSTHSRAYDQPFSHKKRTFSQLMMMEHAPPPHHVMLPTLSLLPLTPSHHVVDDHHSQCSNITKDEEEEGVVGWPPVNHWRKKLHVEEVVGNNNNIDHMVWVDHRQTHSLQGYSSNTLYVKVKMEGVGIARKVDLSMHQSFHTLKETLMDMFGKCHHQQSNNYELAYLDKEGDWLLAQDVPWRSFVGCARRLKLVKTSR; encoded by the exons ATGGAGCTTCAACTGGGTCTCGCTCTCTCAACCCATTCTCGTGCCTACGACCAGcctttcagccacaaaaaacgTACCTTCTCCCAACTCATGATGATGGAACATGCACCACCACCACACCATGTTATGCTTCCTACTCTGTCTCTCCTCCCTTTAACTCCAAGccaccatgttgttgatgatcaCCATAGCCAATGCTCTAACATCACCAA GGATGAGGAGGAGGAGGGTGTAGTGGGTTGGCCACCAGTAAACCATTGGAGGAAGAAACTTCATGTGGAAGAGGTTGTcgggaataataataatattgatcaCATGGTATGGGTTGATCATCGTCAAACTCATAGTCTCCAAGGATATTCATCGAATACTCTGTACGTGAAGGTGAAGATGGAGGGTGTGGGGATTGCACGGAAGGTTGATCTCAGTATGCATCAATCATTTCACACGCTCAAGGAAACCTTGATGGACATGTTTGGAAAAT GTCATCATCAACAATCAAACAACTATGAACTTGCTTATCTGGACAAAGAAGGTGACTGGCTTCTCGCCCAAGATGTACCATGGAG AAGTTTCGTTGGGTGTGCACGACGACTCAAATTGGTGAAGACCAGCAGATAA